A region from the Rhodamnia argentea isolate NSW1041297 chromosome 7, ASM2092103v1, whole genome shotgun sequence genome encodes:
- the LOC115743563 gene encoding probable glycosyltransferase At5g03795, producing the protein MVPFVAVAGLVLVAAPWKSLAGDSASEYSWSWSSSRFYSSPTRAPTMDATLQVPVLHAEAGDGRSGRRASAEGSLAPDPPPVVVGVQKKERAVADDFAATEPSAPPPLANASKEGTSDFPISVAGHVPALNESYGFVEKARRERVFTDLERLEAGLRRARAGIREAKIENLAKDPDYVPVGPMYRNAYAFHRSYLEMEKLFKIFIYEEGDPPVFHNGPCRSIYAMEGNFIHMAEINKQFRTRDPRKAHVFFLPFSVVMIVQFVYVRDSHDFGPIKRTVIDYINVLASKYPYWNRSSGADHFMLACHDWGPETSLAVPQLRRNSIRVLCNANTSEGFDPSKDVSFPEVNLHTGGIHGLIGGPSPSHRPILAFFAGGVHGPIRPILLQHWENKDDDVKVHRYLPRGVSYYDMMRKSKFCICPSGYEVASPRVVEAIYTGCVPVLISDHYVPPFNDILNWRSFSVEVPVREIPNLKRILGSISSRQYIRMQRRVVQVRRHFEVHSPPKRYDVFHMILHSVWLRRLNVRLSDSQ; encoded by the exons ATGGTGCCGTTCGTTGCGGTAGCAGGGCTCGTTTTGGTCGCCGCTCCGTGGAAGTCACTGGCCGGGGATTCTGCATCCGAGTACTCTTGGTCGTGGAGCTCCTCTCGCTTTTACTCCTCCCCCACTCGGGctccaaccatggacgccactCTGCAGGTTCCCGTTTTGCATGCAGAGGCTGGTGATGGCAGAAGCGGCCGCAGAGCATCGGCGGAGGGGTCTTTAGCGCCGGACCCTCCGCCAGTGGTGGTCGGAGTTCagaaaaaggagagagcagTCGCAGATGATTTCGCGGCTACTGAGCCCTCTGCTCCTCCGCCACTTGCA AACGCCTCGAAGGAAGGTACCTCGGACTTTCCCATAAGTGTTGCCGGCCATGTGCCTGCCTTAAATGAGTCTTACGGTTTTGTTGAGAAAGCGCGGCGTGAAAGGGTATTCACTGATTTAGAGAGGCTAGAAGCGGGGCTAAGAAGAGCTAGAGCCGGGATTAGAGAAGCTAAGATTGAGAACCTGGCGAAGGACCCGGACTACGTCCCCGTGGGTCCAATGTACAGGAATGCATATGCTTTTCACAG GAGTTATCTGGAAATGGAAAAACTGTTCAAGATATTCATTTACGAGGAGGGCGATCCCCCCGTATTCCACAACGGTCCTTGCAGGAGCATTTACGCTATGGAGGGTAATTTCATCCACATGGCCGAAATAAACAAGCAATTCCGCACCCGAGATCCCCGCAAAGCGCacgtcttcttcctccctttcaGTGTGGTGATGATTGTCCAGTTCGTGTATGTGCGGGATTCGCATGATTTCGGCCCGATAAAGCGGACCGTGATCGACTACATCAATGTCTTGGCGAGCAAGTACCCATATTGGAATCGCAGCTCAGGAGCTGATCATTTTATGCTGGCCTGTCATGACTGG GGGCCGGAGACATCCCTTGCCGTTCCGCAGCTTCGCAGGAACTCGATCCGAGTCTTGTGCAATGCAAATACCTCCGAAGGCTTTGACCCGTCCAAGGATGTCTCGTTTCCAGAAGTAAATCTCCACACCGGCGGGATACACGGCCTAATTGGAGGGCCATCACCGTCGCACCGCCCGATATTGGCATTCTTCGCGGGTGGGGTTCATGGGCCCATCAGGCCAATTCTCCTCCAGCACTGGGAGAACAAGGATGACGACGTGAAGGTGCATCGGTACCTCCCTCGAGGTGTGTCTTACTACGACATGATGAGAAAGAGCAAGTTCTGCATCTGCCCGAGCGGGTACGAGGTCGCGAGCCCGAGGGTCGTGGAGGCCATCTACACGGGGTGCGTGCCGGTGCTGATATCGGACCACTACGTGCCCCCGTTCAACGACATCTTGAACTGGAGGTCGTTCTCGGTTGAGGTCCCGGTGAGGGAGATCCCGAACCTGAAGAGGATACTCGGGAGCATCTCGTCGAGGCAGTACATAAGGATGCAGAGGAGGGTGGTGCAGGTGCGGAGGCACTTCGAGGTTCACTCTCCGCCCAAGAGATACGACGTGTTTCACATGATACTTCATTCTGTGTGGCTCAGGCGACTGAATGTTAGATTGAGTGACAGCCAGTGA
- the LOC115743592 gene encoding pentatricopeptide repeat-containing protein At5g03800: MAALIHPTTTTALPSPSLLPKLSSSSPPSSSLSLSKPKLLQSTATAAATATATQFLLPQPPPPPIPQPFLSGSRRLFPSQPFNGPSPAGPADSLADGCFDLLRFSVSYGDVDLARAVHALVLKLEENPSLGNALIVAYLKLGRISDAYSVFDGLSHPNVVSYTAVVSGLAKAGRGLEAVEVFFRLISSGIQPNEYSFVAILTACIRLTELELGLQVHALVAKTGYLESVFVSNALMGMYSKCECLDSVLELFDEMPNRDIASWNTVVSGLVKAQMYQRAFESIRQMDQNDVFRVDYMTLSALLTACTDTSSLIRGKEIHAHAIRIGMETDLSVNNALMGFYTKCGTIDDVEALFEKMAMRDVITWTEMIRAYADFGLIDMAMEMFHTMPEKNCVSRNALLAGLCENGKAFEVLDLFISMLEEGLELTDYTLTTVAKACGLLGAGKLSEQLQGFIVKFGLLENACAEAALLDMCTRCGRMVDAGKMFKRWPFKWDSSIICTSMICGYARNGLPDEAMSLFCRCQAGGSINLDEAASTSILGVCGTLGSHKMGEQIHCHVLKSGLFSDLEVANALTGMYSKCWNMDSAKKVFNIMPAHDVVSWNSLIAGFVLHRQGDDALTVWSNLRDAGIKPDKISILLVILAYKYTKMCLVDECHGFFSSMRKEFDIEPSQEHYAAFVGVLGIWGFLELAEKTISNMPFEPEALVWRALLDGCRIHSNAVLGKTVMKHIVSMEPRDPSTYVLVANLYSASGRGHCSETVRKEMRLKGFRKQPSRSWVIHQNKTISFYTRDKSHLQAKDIYSGLEILISECQRAGYVPDTSYVLHEVGEHQKKDFLFYHSAKLAAAFGLLMNRPGKPIKIVKNISLCEDCHQFLKYTSAITNRQIVLRDASGFHYFSSGHCSCNDRW, translated from the coding sequence ATGGCCGCCCTCATccaccccaccaccaccaccgctcTTCCCTCACCTTCTCTCCTCCCAAAACTCTCCTCTTCGTCTCCACCTTCCtcgtcactctctctctctaaaccgaAGCTCCTCCAgtccaccgccaccgccgccgctacCGCCACCGCGACCCAATTTCTCTTACCTCAACCTCCACCGCCACCAATCCCACAACCCTTTCTCTCCGGAAGCCGACGCCTTTTCCCGTCTCAGCCCTTCAATGGCCCTTCTCCGGCGGGCCCGGCGGATTCTCTCGCTGACGGCTGCTTCGACTTGCTTCGCTTCTCCGTAAGTTACGGCGATGTCGACCTCGCCAGAGCCGTGCACGCTCTGGTCCTCAAGCTTGAGGAAAATCCCAGTTTGGGCAATGCTCTCATCGTGGCGTACCTCAAACTTGGCCGCATTTCGGATGCTTACAGCGTCTTCGACGGACTTTCACATCCCAACGTGGTTTCTTATACGGCCGTTGTCTCCGGTCTCGCGAAGGCGGGCCGAGGACTCGAAGCGGTGGAGGTTTTCTTCAGATTGATTAGTTCTGGTATTCAGCCAAATGAGTATAGCTTCGTGGCGATTCTTACCGCTTGTATACGGCTGACTGAATTGGAGCTAGGTCTGCAAGTCCATGCTTTGGTGGCTAAAACAGGTTATTTAGAAAGCGTTTTCGTTTCAAATGCACTTATGGGTATGTACAGTAAATGCGAGTGTCTGGATTCTGTTCTCGAACTGTTTGACGAAATGCCTAATAGAGACATTGCTTCCTGGAATACTGTAGTTTCAGGATTGGTGAAGGCCCAAATGTACCAGAGGGCATTTGAATCTATTCGGCAAATGGACCAAAATGATGTCTTTAGAGTTGATTATATGACTCTTTCTGCACTTTTGACGGCCTGTACTGATACTAGTAGTTTAATTAGAGGAAAAGAAATCCATGCTCATGCCATCAGGATTGGTATGGAGACTGACTTGAGTGTGAATAATGCGCTTATGGGGTTTTACACAAAATGTGGAACCATAGACGATGTGGAGGCCTTGTTTGAGAAGATGGCCATGAGGGATGTTATCACTTGGACAGAGATGATTAGAGCTTATGCGGACTTTGGGTTGATTGATATGGCTATGGAGATGTTTCATACAATGCCAGAAAAGAATTGTGTTTCTCGCAATGCCCTTTTGGCAGGACTTTGTGAAAATGGCAAAGCCTTTGAAGTGCTAGATTTATTTATTAGTATGTTGGAGGAGGGCTTGGAGTTGACTGACTACACCTTAACTACTGTTGCTAAGGCCTGTGGGTTGCTTGGGGCTGGGAAACTTAGTGAGCAGTTGCAAGGGTTTATTGTCAAGTTTGGTCTCCTGGAAAATGCTTGTGCTGAAGCAGCTTTGCTTGATATGTGCACTCGTTGTGGGAGGATGGTGGATGCTGGAAAGATGTTCAAACGGTGGCCTTTTAAGTGGGATAGCTCTATCATTTGTACTTCAATGATATGTGGGTATGCACGTAATGGGCTGCCAGACGAGGCAATGTCACTATTTTGCCGTTGTCAAGCAGGAGGGAGCATAAATCTTGATGAAGCTGCATCAACTTCAATACTTGGTGTTTGTGGAACTCTAGGGTCTCATAAGATGGGCGAGCAGATTCACTGTCATGTTCTTAAATCTGGATTATTTTCAGATTTAGAGGTAGCAAATGCGTTGACCGGTATGTACTCAAAGTGTTGGAATATGGATTCTGCTAAAAAAGTCTTTAACATTATGCCTGCGCATGATGTAGTTTCATGGAATAGTTTGATTGCCGGGTTCGTTTTACATAGGCAGGGAGATGATGCCCTCACAGTCTGGTCAAACTTACGCGATGCAGGGATAAAGCCTGACAAGATCAGCATTCTTTTAGTTATATTAGCATACAAATATACCAAAATGTGTTTAGTTGATGAATGTCATGGATTCTTTTCGTCCATGCGAAAAGAATTTGATATAGAACCTTCACAGGAGCATTATGCTGCATTTGTTGGTGTTTTAGGAATCTGGGGATTTCTTGAGCTTGCAGAGAAAACAATCAGCAATATGCCTTTTGAACCGGAGGCTTTAGTCTGGCGAGCTTTGCTTGATGGATGTAGAATCCATTCCAATGCAGTTCTCGGTAAAACAGTCATGAAGCATATAGTTTCAATGGAACCGCGAGATCCTTCCACCTATGTGCTTGTGGCAAATCTGTACTCTGCATCTGGAAGAGGGCATTGCTCTGAAACAGTGAGGAAAGAAATGAGACTCAAAGGGTTTCGGAAACAGCCTTCACGGAGTTGGGTCATCCATCAAAACAAGACCATATCATTTTATACAAGAGACAAGTCCCATTTGCAAGCCAAGGACATCTATAGCGGGTTGGAAATCCTAATTTCAGAATGCCAAAGAGCTGGATATGTGCCTGACACAAGTTATGTTCTTCATGAAGTTGGAGAACATCAGAAAAAGGATTTCTTGTTCTACCACAGTGCAAAACTTGCTGCAGCATTCGGGCTTTTGATGAATAgaccaggaaaacccatcaagATTGTAAAGAACATCAGCCTTTGTGAGGACTGCCATCAGTTCTTGAAATACACATCAGCCATCACAAATAGACAAATAGTCTTGAGGGATGCTTCGGGATTTCACTACTTCTCAAGTGGGCACTGCTCATGCAACGACCGGTGGTAA
- the LOC115743599 gene encoding uncharacterized protein LOC115743599 isoform X2, whose translation MHNAPPNKRKVTQHHNAKNLLGNFTTTPFMDSITSKGCPNNSQLNLLFHTSCNSLRSICLPKRFDRNEPVCFRMDGASPKPEVTIMKPVLLKAGVPLVLSMVGFVCARIMWRRASGMQSKSSSSQDQVNVNDSDGEDGGFDEHSSSRSLNFTCADLTEDEERVVANPQSLIGVWNQSTRDCEGEEMLALTSTVRDLQERELKLEMQFLRYCNLKERESALMEIGNALLLGMSRLELLDREVSHMEEESKRMADMAAEYFKVMEELHYWKSQNERIHRKVRKLLRKVKQQSRVLRENDLRIEERERETLKIQRALELKTNDVEGMEGEIDGLRAMLDRSEWDKDELRIELSLAQTSAPPLSKSQAEATLTELALADSTIIKDCDNKNGLKRSNSENGGYSSCAGTGDRVQSKKAKILHKLKKWVEGNDRTNAKEAEKAKHKVGCFVRHSVSDDAEEEHTVRARGSCSSA comes from the exons ATGCACAATGCTCctccaaacaaaagaaaagtaacgCAACATCATAATGCAAAGAATCTTTTAGGCAACTTTACTACGACACCATTCATGGATTCCATCACCTCAAAAGGTTGTCCAAACAATTCACAATTGAACTTGCTGTTTCATACTTCCTGTAATAGTCTGCGTTCGATTTGTTTGCCAAAAAGGTTCGATCGGAACGAGCCGGTTTGCTTCAGGATGGATGGCGCATCACCAAAACCAGAGGTCACGATCATGAAACCCGTGCTTCTGAAGGCCGGAGTGCCTCTAGTTCTATCCATGGTGGGTTTCGTATGCGCTAGGATCATGTGGAGAAGAGCCAGCGGCATGCAGTCTAAATCTTCATCGTCGCAAGACCAGGTGAATGTGAACGACTCCGATGGTGAAGATGGTGGATTTGATGAGCACTCGAGCTCTCGCAGCTTGAATTTCACGTGTGCAGACTTGACAGAAGACGAAGAGCGAGTCGTGGCGAATCCACAATCTTTGATAGGAGTTTGGAACCAATCCACTCGTGATTGCGAAGGAGAAGAGATGTTAGCCTTGACAAGCACAGTCAGGGACCTTCAGGAGAGAGAGCTGAAGCTGGAGATGCAGTTTCTCCGGTACTGCAATTTGAAGGAGCGAGAATCGGCGTTGATGGAGATAGGAAATGCGTTGCTGTTGGGGATGTCCCGTCTCGAGCTTTTGGACAGGGAGGTTTCGCACATGGAAGAAGAGAGCAAGCGGATGGCGGATATGGCCGCCGAGTATTTCAAGGTCATGGAGGAGCTTCATTATTGGAAGTCTCAGAATGAGAGGATTCATAGGAAGGTGAGGAAGCTCTTGAGGAAAGTGAAACAGCAGTCGAGGGTCTTACGAGAGAATGATCTGAggattgaagagagagagagggaaactTTGAAGATCCAGAGAGCTCTCGAGTTGAAGACGAACGATGTCGAGGGAATGGAAGGTGAGATTGACGGGCTAAGGGCCATGTTGGATCGATCGGAGTGGGACAAAGATGAGCTTCGGATCGAATTGAGTTTAGCACAAACATCAGCTCCGCCACTCTCCAAG aGCCAAGCGGAAGCGACATTGA CTGAATTGGCCCTCGCAGATTCGACAATTATCAAAGACTGCGACAACAAGAATGGACTGAAAAGGTCGAACTCTGAGAATGGCGGGTACTCCTCTTGCGCAGGGACTGGCGATCGTGTCCAGTCGAAAAAGGCGAAGATACTGCATAAGCTCAAGAAATGGGTGGAGGGGAATGACAGGACGAATGCGAAAGAAGCCGAGAAAGCGAAGCACAAGGTAGGGTGCTTTGTGAGGCATTCGGTTTCGGATGATGCAGAGGAGGAGCACACGGTCCGGGCTAGAGGATCATGTTCCAGCGCATAA
- the LOC115743599 gene encoding protein CHUP1, chloroplastic isoform X1 gives MHNAPPNKRKVTQHHNAKNLLGNFTTTPFMDSITSKGCPNNSQLNLLFHTSCNSLRSICLPKRFDRNEPVCFRMDGASPKPEVTIMKPVLLKAGVPLVLSMVGFVCARIMWRRASGMQSKSSSSQDQVNVNDSDGEDGGFDEHSSSRSLNFTCADLTEDEERVVANPQSLIGVWNQSTRDCEGEEMLALTSTVRDLQERELKLEMQFLRYCNLKERESALMEIGNALLLGMSRLELLDREVSHMEEESKRMADMAAEYFKVMEELHYWKSQNERIHRKVRKLLRKVKQQSRVLRENDLRIEERERETLKIQRALELKTNDVEGMEGEIDGLRAMLDRSEWDKDELRIELSLAQTSAPPLSKSQAEATLTEDCSRLLKEVEQLRTERAVEEKELVYLRWSKACLRHELTKNHHVHEQDMVKGHSSELALADSTIIKDCDNKNGLKRSNSENGGYSSCAGTGDRVQSKKAKILHKLKKWVEGNDRTNAKEAEKAKHKVGCFVRHSVSDDAEEEHTVRARGSCSSA, from the exons ATGCACAATGCTCctccaaacaaaagaaaagtaacgCAACATCATAATGCAAAGAATCTTTTAGGCAACTTTACTACGACACCATTCATGGATTCCATCACCTCAAAAGGTTGTCCAAACAATTCACAATTGAACTTGCTGTTTCATACTTCCTGTAATAGTCTGCGTTCGATTTGTTTGCCAAAAAGGTTCGATCGGAACGAGCCGGTTTGCTTCAGGATGGATGGCGCATCACCAAAACCAGAGGTCACGATCATGAAACCCGTGCTTCTGAAGGCCGGAGTGCCTCTAGTTCTATCCATGGTGGGTTTCGTATGCGCTAGGATCATGTGGAGAAGAGCCAGCGGCATGCAGTCTAAATCTTCATCGTCGCAAGACCAGGTGAATGTGAACGACTCCGATGGTGAAGATGGTGGATTTGATGAGCACTCGAGCTCTCGCAGCTTGAATTTCACGTGTGCAGACTTGACAGAAGACGAAGAGCGAGTCGTGGCGAATCCACAATCTTTGATAGGAGTTTGGAACCAATCCACTCGTGATTGCGAAGGAGAAGAGATGTTAGCCTTGACAAGCACAGTCAGGGACCTTCAGGAGAGAGAGCTGAAGCTGGAGATGCAGTTTCTCCGGTACTGCAATTTGAAGGAGCGAGAATCGGCGTTGATGGAGATAGGAAATGCGTTGCTGTTGGGGATGTCCCGTCTCGAGCTTTTGGACAGGGAGGTTTCGCACATGGAAGAAGAGAGCAAGCGGATGGCGGATATGGCCGCCGAGTATTTCAAGGTCATGGAGGAGCTTCATTATTGGAAGTCTCAGAATGAGAGGATTCATAGGAAGGTGAGGAAGCTCTTGAGGAAAGTGAAACAGCAGTCGAGGGTCTTACGAGAGAATGATCTGAggattgaagagagagagagggaaactTTGAAGATCCAGAGAGCTCTCGAGTTGAAGACGAACGATGTCGAGGGAATGGAAGGTGAGATTGACGGGCTAAGGGCCATGTTGGATCGATCGGAGTGGGACAAAGATGAGCTTCGGATCGAATTGAGTTTAGCACAAACATCAGCTCCGCCACTCTCCAAG aGCCAAGCGGAAGCGACATTGACCGAAGATTGCAGTCGCCTGTTGAAGGAAGTAGAGCAGCTCCGAACTGAACGGGCGGTGGAAGAGAAGGAACTGGTTTACCTGAGATGGAGCAAAGCTTGCTTGAGGCATGAATTGACGAAGAACCACCATGTCCATGAGCAGGACATGGTGAAGGGCCATTCTTCTGAATTGGCCCTCGCAGATTCGACAATTATCAAAGACTGCGACAACAAGAATGGACTGAAAAGGTCGAACTCTGAGAATGGCGGGTACTCCTCTTGCGCAGGGACTGGCGATCGTGTCCAGTCGAAAAAGGCGAAGATACTGCATAAGCTCAAGAAATGGGTGGAGGGGAATGACAGGACGAATGCGAAAGAAGCCGAGAAAGCGAAGCACAAGGTAGGGTGCTTTGTGAGGCATTCGGTTTCGGATGATGCAGAGGAGGAGCACACGGTCCGGGCTAGAGGATCATGTTCCAGCGCATAA